From one Microbulbifer sp. A4B17 genomic stretch:
- a CDS encoding RHS repeat-associated core domain-containing protein, with translation MRYLQLFLLVLFVLQVGNVLADINVPATSNTGSYTLTYSHSVPDMYHISSLEVVEKKNGTVSRTFDGLSTINPSGSLSITVSTTAQYEYQLKAMVSRCTFIIDIDSGSCGRWATPYEEDGGSDSINVAFKPNTPPNINYTAETIEDGSTTDTNGEFEIYWGASTEGPVVSGYQWCQRTNGSWQSTSSCQKVGKTTRTRTLPTSIATGTMPSGTYAYRVRAYATAGGYYQYSGWRTSSTLNVKHYPDAVGAWLEPGGSTIPGSSFQLKWQSVDDPDLSDPIASYDLEWDVDGKGYTDVFDSGLGNTTTATINEATTGEEITSVIYKFRVRACNESNDCGPWSPIKQLNPPTPPEPEFHEDLETQFFKLDQNIIWKDVGASSYQLKRTRKGEDESGCAEESDGYCWLTVVATTTGTSYFDGGSSPGTYLYKLDACNDLGNCASVLSPWIKVHSLANANEAPAVTTESPDTPGTLPYSSDVSASGNAVINVPLQPAPGVNGLIPAISLYYNSARFQKRMNEALPEDILGYGWSLSGLSYIRRCVINRPETDSVQLDDSDSLCLDGEPLVLVSGVHWEAGAQYRTLRDSFKLIELQENNEGKPWFRVKSPNGSIYDYGSTADSRLRAEESPHFAWSLNKITDAFGNVMEYKYHRDTVEGINYPLEITYGNQGDAKVEFQYGTRTDAPPVPLQEIQQEQLVLLHHIRVYLDDVVQREYKLISEEEPTDPDQEHYRRLKQVQLCAYGEDGSGRQCLNPLEFDWELTSSGNDGDFETGIETITNGLGAQTRFTLERISDNDGETEVGRFSEDIFGTADAIPDTRLEESQNGDYRTVVTKVERSNGYSQGWHSTEYAYQGVGLTSTKNWGFLGYTAQRIYDTEAEIVTYRQYRKDFPYLGKMARQVQYHINYFGELLTSQRFSHDALELAAGSSTTYVPYVAQSLSTIVEGGENIGYTLTDSVPQTTSYGDLGDLVSGNLSTTRIVGGVQFSDAQSVWGEVLPVTSYSDTQRSVESATLLENRVSGQWLIGFASAQEQRHFSGDVAGKADQEVSSTMTPYANTNRVETITRYPGDAQYQMVVSYSYDAYGNVTNETATGKIDSTINGSGTQTRSTTVEGAFDDARYPTSLSNSLSHNITLGYDNRFGSVTRVTDANNQSTSIQYDPFGREVERTNADNVMFSTSYNFCHSLCPTVGGIEVPYWVQTDSPITPVSEYYYDQLGRLVQQDIQAFSGYNVSRRELKYDTQGRLVSETAPFFAQDLVAVDGEKPLVGYEYDLRNRLDRVERADGSTVEIDYAVNFGSTKQVKVSVTESVLGSTATTSQVRENYYNLNGELARTIDDATGEAVVTDYTYYATGLPKTVKVTGDSRNIESSFVFDYAGFRTSLQDPNLGTVSSSYNAFGELDRQTDNKGQSITFLYDQLGRLLEQQDNDGLAKWYYDAANAKGGLQSRAYTENGSQVFYEEYSYQSDSKLDGISTQLLAGGVSRNYQHQYGYDNYGRTNKVTYPNSVEAHYHYSDRGYMQSLSSDAAGNNSLQTFDNMNAWGQVEQETYGNGLVTTRTYNPDTGRLETIKTGGGAIQNNEYQWRSNGTLESRLSYSSVDVLQKQEDFTYDGLNRLTSASLVVGGDRVLSTQYDKLGNILSKSSSVATDAQVADYQYGEFGNAGPNAVSNVKINGISQSLYYDANGAIEHYDAATGDDKWISWNARQLPTEIVLGGSQSDATPTARDRFQYGPNGQRFYRESSWMEDGQLKTEKAFIVGSYEEQIPADASILTIEKTQLAGNVQHIAITDLIGTSGEYQYLHRDHLGSIEKITDEAGLEILDLSFNPDGSRRQTDWGADLDQQGLQELLAVQGLTTKRGYTGHEHLDRTGLIHMNGRIYDPTLGRFLSPDPIVQAPTYSQNWNRYSYVFNNPLSFTDPSGFSAKDKKEDTTKPKNEGQTSDGGNGSSDGDNGSSDGWDIVVTGNSYGPGIYTGSVTFGGNTYYMAAHNLISTWSADREKRYKEQLESEMIASTIADFRAPEFSLDGVQVQIDLSAQKSLNPFKIIGNEFPQWWSSEETKDLRVGMQASADIASIPFKGLAVALDVKTAISIIDSLSQGDYGQVGVDTASLLAGKGTVTLLTDLTKSPKMLQSAVGVGVDKSTNYILQQDCLSCNEK, from the coding sequence ATGCGTTATCTTCAATTATTTTTACTTGTTTTATTCGTTTTGCAGGTTGGGAATGTCCTGGCGGACATTAATGTTCCTGCAACAAGTAATACAGGGTCGTATACGCTTACCTATTCCCACAGCGTTCCAGATATGTATCATATTTCTTCGCTTGAAGTAGTAGAAAAGAAAAATGGTACTGTTAGTCGTACCTTTGACGGGTTAAGTACAATTAATCCGTCGGGTAGTCTTTCAATTACAGTGAGTACTACAGCTCAGTATGAATACCAGCTGAAGGCTATGGTTTCACGTTGTACCTTTATCATAGATATTGATTCTGGATCTTGTGGGCGATGGGCGACCCCTTACGAAGAAGATGGAGGCTCAGATTCGATTAATGTGGCCTTTAAACCCAATACTCCACCCAATATAAATTACACCGCGGAAACTATTGAGGACGGTAGTACTACTGACACTAACGGTGAATTTGAAATTTATTGGGGAGCCTCAACTGAAGGGCCTGTAGTTTCTGGATATCAATGGTGCCAGAGAACCAACGGAAGTTGGCAGTCAACAAGCAGTTGTCAAAAAGTCGGCAAGACTACCCGCACACGAACCTTACCAACCTCCATTGCCACCGGCACTATGCCCAGTGGTACTTACGCTTATAGGGTACGAGCTTATGCAACCGCTGGTGGTTACTATCAGTATAGTGGTTGGCGTACATCATCTACATTAAATGTTAAACACTATCCCGATGCGGTGGGTGCTTGGTTGGAGCCAGGCGGAAGCACAATTCCTGGGAGCAGTTTTCAACTAAAGTGGCAGTCTGTTGATGATCCTGACCTTTCTGACCCCATTGCCAGCTATGACTTGGAGTGGGATGTTGATGGGAAAGGCTACACTGATGTCTTCGATAGCGGCTTGGGAAATACCACCACGGCAACTATTAACGAGGCCACAACGGGTGAAGAAATTACCTCTGTTATCTATAAGTTCCGCGTCCGTGCGTGCAATGAATCTAATGATTGCGGTCCTTGGTCACCTATAAAGCAGCTTAATCCGCCGACGCCTCCCGAGCCAGAATTTCACGAAGATTTAGAGACACAGTTTTTTAAACTGGATCAAAATATAATTTGGAAGGATGTGGGTGCCAGTAGCTATCAGCTGAAGCGCACTCGCAAAGGTGAGGATGAAAGTGGCTGTGCAGAAGAATCCGATGGTTATTGCTGGTTGACAGTAGTAGCAACTACCACCGGCACCAGTTATTTTGATGGTGGTAGTTCGCCGGGAACCTACCTTTATAAATTGGACGCCTGCAATGATTTAGGAAATTGTGCATCGGTATTAAGTCCATGGATTAAGGTACATAGTTTGGCGAATGCCAATGAAGCCCCGGCAGTGACTACAGAAAGCCCGGATACACCAGGGACATTGCCCTACAGCTCAGATGTGAGTGCGTCGGGGAATGCGGTTATCAATGTACCACTGCAACCTGCTCCAGGGGTGAATGGCCTGATACCGGCTATTTCTCTTTATTACAATAGCGCCAGATTCCAGAAGCGTATGAATGAAGCCCTACCTGAAGATATTTTGGGGTATGGCTGGAGCTTAAGCGGGTTGAGTTATATTCGTCGCTGCGTTATTAACCGCCCGGAAACCGACAGCGTTCAGCTAGATGACTCGGATTCACTGTGCCTGGATGGTGAGCCTTTGGTATTGGTATCAGGTGTTCACTGGGAAGCGGGAGCACAATATCGCACGCTTCGCGATAGCTTTAAGCTAATTGAATTACAGGAAAACAATGAGGGAAAACCCTGGTTTAGAGTAAAATCTCCCAATGGCTCAATCTATGACTATGGCTCTACTGCAGATAGCCGTTTAAGAGCAGAAGAGTCGCCCCACTTTGCCTGGAGCCTAAATAAAATAACGGATGCCTTTGGTAACGTGATGGAATACAAATACCATCGCGATACTGTCGAAGGAATTAATTACCCCCTGGAAATCACTTACGGTAACCAGGGAGATGCAAAAGTTGAATTCCAGTATGGCACCCGTACTGATGCGCCCCCCGTGCCTTTACAGGAAATTCAGCAGGAGCAGCTGGTATTGCTGCATCATATCCGTGTATACCTGGATGACGTAGTGCAGCGGGAATATAAATTGATTTCTGAAGAGGAGCCCACCGATCCTGATCAAGAGCACTATCGTCGCCTTAAGCAAGTGCAGCTTTGTGCCTACGGTGAAGATGGCAGTGGTCGCCAATGCCTGAATCCCCTTGAGTTTGATTGGGAGCTTACTAGTTCCGGCAATGATGGTGACTTTGAAACAGGTATTGAAACGATTACCAATGGCCTTGGAGCCCAAACCAGGTTCACTTTGGAGCGCATCTCCGATAACGATGGAGAGACAGAGGTAGGTCGCTTTAGCGAGGATATTTTTGGTACCGCTGACGCTATTCCTGATACCCGCCTGGAGGAATCCCAGAATGGTGATTACCGCACTGTAGTAACCAAAGTGGAACGTTCCAATGGCTATAGCCAGGGTTGGCACTCTACGGAATACGCCTATCAAGGGGTTGGGTTAACAAGTACTAAAAATTGGGGCTTCCTCGGTTATACGGCACAGCGTATCTACGACACTGAAGCGGAAATCGTTACCTATCGACAGTACCGAAAAGACTTCCCCTATTTGGGGAAAATGGCCCGGCAGGTCCAATACCATATCAACTACTTTGGCGAATTGTTGACCAGTCAACGGTTCAGCCATGATGCACTGGAATTGGCTGCTGGCAGCAGTACCACTTATGTCCCTTATGTTGCTCAGAGCCTGAGCACAATTGTAGAGGGGGGCGAGAATATCGGATATACCTTGACCGATAGTGTTCCGCAGACAACCTCTTATGGAGATCTCGGAGACTTGGTAAGTGGCAACCTGAGTACTACCCGTATTGTGGGTGGTGTCCAGTTCAGTGATGCACAGAGTGTTTGGGGTGAGGTTTTACCGGTAACGAGCTATAGCGACACCCAGCGGAGTGTGGAAAGTGCAACCCTGTTAGAGAATCGTGTCAGCGGTCAATGGCTAATAGGGTTTGCCAGCGCTCAGGAACAGCGTCACTTCAGTGGTGATGTCGCCGGAAAGGCGGATCAGGAAGTCAGCAGCACCATGACGCCTTACGCCAATACCAACCGAGTTGAGACCATTACACGCTACCCCGGTGATGCTCAATACCAGATGGTGGTTTCCTATAGTTACGATGCCTACGGCAATGTGACAAATGAAACTGCCACAGGAAAAATCGATTCCACAATTAATGGCAGTGGAACCCAGACCCGCAGTACTACGGTAGAGGGTGCCTTTGATGATGCTCGCTATCCAACCAGTCTCAGTAACAGCCTTAGCCACAACATAACCTTGGGATATGACAATCGCTTCGGCAGCGTTACCCGAGTTACGGATGCGAATAATCAATCTACGAGTATTCAGTACGATCCTTTCGGTAGGGAAGTGGAGCGTACTAATGCCGATAATGTAATGTTTAGCACCAGTTACAATTTCTGCCATAGTCTCTGCCCCACGGTCGGGGGGATTGAAGTGCCTTATTGGGTGCAAACTGACTCGCCAATTACCCCAGTGTCAGAGTACTACTACGATCAACTGGGCCGATTGGTACAGCAAGATATTCAGGCTTTCTCAGGCTATAACGTGTCTCGTCGCGAGCTCAAGTATGATACCCAGGGCCGCCTTGTTTCGGAGACTGCACCTTTCTTCGCACAGGATTTAGTGGCTGTCGATGGTGAAAAACCGCTAGTCGGTTATGAGTATGATCTGCGTAATCGCTTGGATCGAGTTGAAAGGGCGGATGGCAGCACCGTAGAAATTGACTACGCAGTGAATTTTGGCAGTACCAAGCAGGTAAAAGTCAGTGTGACGGAGTCTGTGCTGGGCAGCACTGCTACCACGAGCCAGGTTCGGGAGAATTACTATAACCTAAATGGCGAACTGGCCCGTACCATCGACGATGCCACTGGCGAAGCAGTAGTCACTGACTATACCTACTACGCCACGGGCCTCCCAAAAACCGTTAAGGTCACCGGTGACAGTCGCAATATTGAATCCAGCTTTGTATTTGACTACGCCGGCTTCCGCACCAGCCTCCAGGACCCGAATTTAGGCACCGTCAGCAGCAGTTACAATGCCTTTGGTGAGCTGGATAGGCAGACCGATAATAAAGGTCAGAGTATTACTTTCCTGTACGACCAGCTGGGCCGCTTGCTGGAGCAGCAGGATAACGATGGGCTTGCGAAGTGGTATTATGACGCCGCCAATGCCAAGGGTGGCCTGCAAAGTCGTGCCTACACTGAAAACGGGTCACAGGTTTTTTACGAGGAGTATAGCTACCAGTCTGATAGCAAGTTAGATGGTATAAGCACCCAGTTATTGGCCGGTGGTGTCAGCCGTAATTATCAGCACCAGTATGGTTATGATAACTATGGCCGTACAAACAAAGTAACTTACCCCAATAGCGTTGAGGCCCATTATCACTATAGTGATCGGGGTTATATGCAAAGTCTCAGCAGCGACGCTGCCGGCAATAACTCCCTGCAGACGTTTGACAACATGAACGCCTGGGGGCAAGTAGAGCAGGAGACCTATGGTAACGGTCTTGTAACCACTCGCACCTATAACCCTGATACCGGGCGCCTGGAAACCATTAAAACCGGTGGGGGAGCAATTCAAAACAATGAATACCAATGGCGCTCTAACGGAACCCTGGAAAGTCGCCTTAGTTACAGCAGTGTTGATGTGCTGCAAAAACAGGAAGACTTTACTTATGACGGCCTCAACCGCCTAACCAGCGCCTCCCTGGTTGTAGGCGGAGACAGGGTACTGAGTACTCAGTACGACAAGCTGGGTAATATCCTCTCCAAAAGCTCAAGTGTCGCCACGGATGCCCAGGTAGCGGACTACCAGTATGGGGAGTTTGGAAATGCCGGTCCCAACGCCGTGAGTAATGTAAAGATCAATGGTATTTCACAAAGCCTCTACTACGATGCGAACGGTGCGATTGAGCACTATGATGCTGCCACCGGTGACGACAAATGGATCAGCTGGAACGCGCGGCAACTACCCACTGAAATTGTGCTGGGCGGCAGCCAAAGTGACGCAACTCCCACCGCCAGGGATCGCTTCCAGTATGGCCCAAATGGCCAGCGCTTCTACCGGGAAAGCAGCTGGATGGAAGATGGCCAGCTCAAAACAGAGAAGGCCTTTATCGTGGGCAGCTACGAGGAGCAGATTCCCGCAGATGCCAGTATTCTCACGATTGAAAAAACCCAATTGGCCGGCAATGTACAGCATATCGCCATTACCGACCTTATTGGAACCAGTGGCGAGTACCAGTATCTGCACCGGGATCACCTGGGTTCCATTGAGAAAATAACAGATGAAGCGGGATTGGAGATTCTGGATCTTTCATTTAACCCGGATGGTAGCCGTCGCCAGACAGACTGGGGTGCGGATCTGGATCAACAGGGTTTGCAGGAGTTACTCGCAGTACAAGGGCTAACTACCAAGCGCGGTTACACGGGCCATGAGCATCTGGACAGGACTGGCCTGATCCATATGAATGGCCGCATCTACGACCCCACCCTGGGCCGCTTCCTCAGCCCAGACCCGATAGTCCAGGCACCGACTTATAGTCAAAACTGGAATCGGTATAGCTATGTGTTTAATAATCCGTTGAGCTTTACTGATCCTAGTGGTTTTTCTGCGAAGGACAAGAAAGAGGATACGACCAAGCCAAAAAATGAGGGGCAGACTTCTGATGGTGGAAACGGTTCCTCTGATGGAGATAACGGTTCTTCTGATGGTTGGGATATTGTTGTAACTGGCAACTCATATGGGCCGGGTATCTACACAGGCAGTGTCACGTTCGGTGGAAATACTTATTATATGGCAGCCCATAATCTGATATCGACATGGAGTGCTGATCGGGAAAAAAGATACAAAGAACAGCTGGAATCTGAGATGATAGCATCGACTATTGCAGACTTCCGAGCGCCTGAGTTTTCATTGGATGGTGTTCAGGTGCAGATAGATCTGTCTGCACAAAAGAGCTTGAATCCGTTTAAAATTATAGGAAATGAATTTCCTCAGTGGTGGAGCAGCGAAGAGACTAAAGATTTAAGAGTAGGAATGCAGGCGAGTGCTGACATTGCAAGTATTCCTTTTAAGGGACTGGCAGTTGCTTTAGATGTAAAAACAGCAATTTCTATCATAGATAGCTTGAGTCAGGGTGATTATGGACAAGTTGGTGTTGATACCGCCTCATTGTTGGCGGGGAAAGGTACGGTAACATTATTAACTGATCTGACCAAAAGCCCTAAGATGCTACAAAGTGCCGTCGGTGTTGGAGTAGATAAAAGCACTAATTATATTTTGCAGCAGGATTGTTTGAGTTGTAATGAAAAATAA